Proteins from a genomic interval of Streptomyces sp. NBC_00820:
- a CDS encoding AAA family ATPase → MTTSTPFVAPDPLAHASRLDVAADLLALLRDTHTEPRPDTQLEALTLAVAADLPVLLWGEPGIGKTAALTQLASALDLPLTTVIASVHEPSDFSGLPVVGDDPAEQGVPMAPPDWAVRLVRAGRGLLFLDELSTAPPAVQAALLRLVLERRIGALRLPPGVRIVAAANPRSSAADGWELSPPLANRFVHLQWTHDHDVVVRGLGGTWPRATLPRLDAERLPQAVDLARRAVCGFLSARPTLVHRLPSGETRRGGAWPSPRSWEMALRLIAFATAAGSGRDVLSLLVRGTVGDGPGLELMASLDRMDLPDPEVLLARPADAVLPERGDLRQAALDGVVDAVRGRPDRDRWDAAWALLVRAMETGAPDVVVVPATTLASLRRADWPVPAAVERLTGVVSLSRRADEAGRRAALAAKAGR, encoded by the coding sequence ATGACCACATCCACGCCCTTCGTCGCGCCCGACCCCCTCGCCCACGCCTCTCGACTCGACGTCGCCGCAGATCTGTTGGCCCTGCTGCGGGACACGCACACCGAACCGCGCCCGGACACTCAGCTGGAGGCGCTGACGCTGGCCGTGGCCGCCGACCTCCCCGTGCTGCTCTGGGGTGAGCCGGGCATCGGCAAGACGGCGGCTCTGACGCAGCTCGCGTCCGCGCTCGACCTGCCCCTGACGACCGTGATCGCCAGCGTTCACGAGCCGTCCGACTTCTCGGGGCTGCCCGTCGTAGGAGACGATCCGGCGGAGCAGGGCGTCCCGATGGCACCGCCGGACTGGGCGGTGCGGCTGGTCCGGGCAGGGCGCGGGCTGCTGTTCCTGGACGAGCTGTCCACCGCGCCGCCGGCCGTGCAGGCGGCGTTGCTGCGGCTCGTGCTGGAACGGCGCATCGGGGCGTTGCGGCTGCCGCCCGGCGTGCGGATCGTGGCCGCCGCCAATCCGCGGTCCTCGGCGGCCGACGGCTGGGAGCTGAGCCCGCCGCTCGCCAACAGGTTCGTGCATCTGCAGTGGACGCACGACCACGACGTGGTCGTACGCGGCCTGGGCGGGACCTGGCCGCGGGCCACGCTGCCCCGGCTCGACGCGGAGCGGCTGCCGCAGGCGGTGGATCTCGCGCGGCGCGCGGTGTGCGGGTTTCTGTCCGCGCGGCCGACGCTGGTGCACCGGCTGCCGAGCGGTGAGACCCGCCGGGGCGGCGCCTGGCCGTCGCCGCGCAGCTGGGAGATGGCCCTGCGCCTGATCGCCTTCGCGACGGCCGCCGGTTCCGGCCGTGACGTGCTGTCCCTGCTGGTGCGGGGGACCGTCGGGGACGGACCGGGGCTTGAGCTGATGGCGAGTCTGGACCGGATGGACCTTCCGGATCCCGAGGTGTTGCTCGCCCGCCCGGCGGACGCCGTGCTGCCCGAGCGCGGGGATCTGCGGCAGGCGGCACTGGACGGGGTGGTGGACGCGGTCCGGGGGCGGCCGGATCGGGACCGCTGGGACGCGGCGTGGGCCCTGCTGGTCCGCGCGATGGAGACGGGGGCCCCGGACGTGGTCGTCGTACCCGCGACCACGCTGGCCTCTCTGCGCCGTGCGGACTGGCCGGTGCCCGCGGCGGTCGAACGGCTGACGGGCGTGGTGTCGCTGTCCCGCCGCGCCGACGAGGCGGGACGCCGGGCCGCCCTCGCGGCGAAGGCGGGCCGATGA
- a CDS encoding vWA domain-containing protein yields the protein MTVDAPPGILDREKLFAARLHAARVRPYLATALFALHPVESRQVPTMAVDRYWRCYVSPAFVDRTPVEELAGVWVHEVAHLLRDHHGRSDRVARQRGLTGPGERLRMNIAADLEINDDVYGEGLTRPRGAVRPQDLGLSENQLMEEYLREFRLGPGLRDLAWLECGSGADGREREWDLGPDGAHGLGEQDRDLVRLRVARGITGRPGSAPMGWQRWADEVCHPPQPWRELLGAAVRSAASGGGAGDDYSYGRPARRSTALPGTVLPSLRRRPPRVCVVVDTSGSVSDAELGSALLEVAAISRAVGGRRDLVTVVSCDAAAQTVHPLCRSAGIPLVGGGGTDLRTGFTQALRARPRPDVVVVLTDGQTPWPVSRPPCRTVVGLFPRPASSWDESDPDHQPDRPPEWARVVTIGPA from the coding sequence ATGACCGTGGACGCGCCGCCGGGGATCCTGGACCGTGAGAAGCTCTTCGCCGCCCGGCTGCACGCCGCCCGGGTACGCCCCTACCTCGCGACCGCGCTCTTCGCGCTGCATCCCGTGGAGTCCCGGCAGGTGCCGACGATGGCCGTCGACCGGTACTGGCGCTGCTATGTGTCGCCGGCGTTCGTGGACCGGACGCCCGTCGAGGAACTGGCCGGGGTGTGGGTGCACGAGGTGGCGCATCTGCTGCGCGACCATCACGGGCGCAGCGACCGGGTCGCCCGGCAGCGCGGGCTGACCGGGCCCGGTGAACGGCTGAGGATGAACATCGCCGCCGACCTGGAGATCAACGACGACGTGTACGGCGAAGGGCTCACCCGGCCCCGAGGCGCTGTCCGCCCGCAGGACCTGGGGCTGTCGGAGAACCAGCTGATGGAGGAGTACCTGCGGGAGTTCCGGCTCGGGCCCGGGCTGCGGGACCTGGCCTGGCTGGAGTGCGGAAGCGGCGCCGACGGACGGGAGCGGGAGTGGGATCTGGGGCCGGACGGCGCCCACGGACTCGGCGAGCAGGACCGGGACCTGGTACGGCTCCGGGTGGCGCGAGGCATCACCGGGCGGCCGGGGAGCGCGCCGATGGGCTGGCAGAGGTGGGCCGACGAGGTGTGTCATCCGCCGCAGCCCTGGCGGGAGTTGCTGGGTGCGGCGGTCCGTTCGGCGGCCTCGGGCGGGGGCGCGGGCGACGATTACAGCTACGGCCGCCCGGCCCGGCGCTCGACGGCACTGCCCGGGACCGTTCTGCCGAGCCTGCGGCGCCGGCCGCCCCGGGTCTGTGTGGTCGTCGACACCTCCGGGTCGGTCAGTGACGCCGAGCTGGGCAGCGCGCTCCTGGAGGTGGCGGCGATCTCCCGTGCGGTGGGCGGGCGTCGCGACCTGGTCACCGTGGTGTCGTGCGACGCGGCGGCACAGACCGTGCACCCGCTGTGCCGGTCGGCGGGGATACCGCTGGTGGGCGGTGGGGGCACGGATCTGCGCACCGGTTTCACCCAGGCGCTGCGGGCGCGGCCCCGGCCCGATGTCGTCGTGGTCCTGACCGACGGCCAGACGCCATGGCCCGTGTCGCGTCCCCCGTGCCGGACGGTGGTGGGGCTGTTCCCCCGCCCCGCCTCCTCGTGGGACGAGAGCGACCCCGACCACCAGCCGGACCGACCGCCCGAGTGGGCCCGGGTGGTGACCATCGGGCCGGCGTAG
- a CDS encoding MarR family winged helix-turn-helix transcriptional regulator, producing the protein MTVAQTAVETIQREMTTFARRARAVAARMHPELSLVSYTLLGHLEQSGGCRATDLAAHYALDKSTVSRQVGALERAGLIERRLDPEDHRVQVLHLTEAGEEILAQVTRNRRTVLQKRLADWPEEDLVRFAAYLERYNAGPAEAE; encoded by the coding sequence ATGACGGTGGCGCAGACGGCCGTGGAGACGATCCAGCGCGAGATGACGACCTTCGCCCGCCGGGCCCGTGCGGTGGCGGCGCGCATGCATCCCGAACTGTCGCTGGTGTCGTACACCCTGCTCGGCCACCTGGAACAGAGCGGGGGCTGCCGGGCGACCGACCTGGCCGCGCACTACGCCCTGGACAAGTCCACGGTGAGCCGGCAGGTCGGCGCGCTGGAGCGGGCCGGGCTGATCGAGCGGCGCCTGGACCCCGAGGACCACCGGGTCCAGGTGCTGCATCTCACCGAGGCAGGCGAGGAGATCCTCGCCCAGGTCACCCGCAACCGCCGGACCGTCCTCCAGAAGCGGCTCGCGGACTGGCCCGAGGAGGACCTCGTCCGCTTCGCCGCCTATCTCGAGCGCTACAACGCCGGCCCGGCGGAGGCCGAGTAG
- a CDS encoding GNAT family N-acetyltransferase has product MAGTTDMTGAPGATGVSDTGDTRDTDDLRGPTRPGHGHAHGGPAPAHIHAHAHVLDNPARAALTGPHAHFAEQRGRVLRYQADVTPWLAVPDDPDAGDWVDIAALTGPGVDVPLLGYVGQVPEGWEVTFRMEGVQLVGDGLAAAPDPETVLLGPADVPEMLDLVARTQPGPFLPRTVELGTYLGIRRDGALIAMAGERLRPPGWTEISAVCTDPAFRGEGLASRLILAVAHGIQERGETPFLHTGAGNTAAIRLYESLGFRLRRRTAFRSARAPEHLTDGRPAVPVPVP; this is encoded by the coding sequence ATGGCGGGCACTACGGACATGACGGGCGCGCCGGGCGCGACCGGCGTGAGTGACACCGGTGACACGAGGGACACGGACGACCTGCGCGGGCCGACGCGGCCCGGCCACGGCCACGCCCACGGCGGCCCTGCCCCTGCCCATATTCATGCCCATGCCCATGTTCTCGACAACCCGGCCCGCGCCGCCCTGACCGGCCCGCACGCCCACTTCGCCGAGCAGCGCGGCCGGGTGCTGCGCTACCAGGCCGACGTGACCCCGTGGCTGGCTGTGCCCGACGACCCCGACGCCGGTGACTGGGTGGACATCGCTGCGCTGACCGGCCCCGGCGTGGACGTCCCGCTGCTCGGCTATGTGGGCCAGGTGCCGGAGGGCTGGGAGGTCACCTTCCGGATGGAGGGGGTGCAGCTCGTGGGCGACGGACTGGCCGCCGCACCCGATCCGGAGACGGTGCTCCTCGGTCCGGCGGACGTACCCGAGATGCTGGACCTCGTGGCCCGCACCCAGCCGGGCCCCTTCCTGCCGCGCACGGTGGAACTCGGCACCTACCTCGGCATCCGCCGCGACGGCGCCCTGATCGCCATGGCGGGGGAGCGGCTGCGGCCGCCGGGCTGGACCGAGATCAGCGCGGTCTGCACCGACCCGGCCTTCCGCGGCGAAGGGCTGGCCTCCCGGCTGATCCTCGCGGTGGCGCACGGCATCCAGGAGCGCGGCGAGACCCCCTTCCTGCACACCGGCGCCGGGAACACGGCTGCCATCCGGCTGTACGAGTCCCTCGGCTTCCGGCTGCGACGCCGTACGGCGTTCCGCTCGGCCCGGGCGCCCGAGCACCTCACGGACGGCAGGCCGGCGGTGCCGGTGCCGGTGCCGTAA
- a CDS encoding NADP-dependent oxidoreductase: protein MPKAYVFTRYGGPETEALTDVDRPIPGPGQILVSVRAAGVNPVDWKLRGGFRRPGDTAERVFPAVFGSEAAGIVEETGEGVTGFAAGDEVFGNTVDGGYAEYALLDARATARKPAGLSFTDAATLPVAAATAYDGVRQLDLPEGATLLVTGAGGGVGAAAVQIARALGLRVVGVASEGKKDFVESLGAVHVPSGPDLAERVRAAAADGVDAVYDLVGGETFTEAATLVADGTRLITAALLPEAIARRGGSRVVRARTTAVLDTVADLVLRGALTPHVTRTFPLDRAEEALRAVEDGHARGKIVIEVPA, encoded by the coding sequence ATGCCCAAGGCGTACGTCTTCACGCGGTACGGCGGCCCGGAGACCGAGGCGCTGACCGACGTGGACCGGCCGATCCCCGGACCGGGCCAGATCCTGGTGTCGGTCCGCGCGGCGGGGGTGAACCCCGTGGACTGGAAGCTGCGCGGGGGCTTCCGCCGGCCCGGTGACACCGCCGAACGCGTCTTCCCCGCCGTCTTCGGCAGCGAGGCCGCCGGGATCGTCGAGGAGACCGGCGAGGGCGTGACCGGGTTCGCGGCCGGCGACGAGGTGTTCGGGAACACCGTCGACGGCGGGTACGCCGAGTACGCCCTGCTCGACGCCCGCGCGACGGCGCGCAAGCCCGCCGGGCTGTCCTTCACCGACGCGGCCACCCTGCCGGTCGCCGCGGCCACCGCCTACGACGGCGTCCGCCAACTGGACCTGCCCGAGGGAGCGACCCTGCTGGTCACGGGCGCGGGCGGCGGGGTCGGCGCCGCGGCCGTGCAGATCGCCCGGGCCCTCGGGCTGCGGGTCGTGGGCGTGGCGAGCGAGGGCAAGAAGGACTTCGTCGAGTCGCTGGGCGCCGTGCACGTGCCGAGCGGCCCGGACCTGGCCGAGCGCGTGCGCGCCGCCGCCGCGGACGGTGTCGACGCGGTGTACGACCTGGTGGGCGGTGAGACGTTCACCGAGGCGGCCACCCTGGTAGCGGACGGCACCCGGCTGATCACCGCCGCGCTGCTGCCCGAGGCCATCGCCCGACGGGGCGGCTCCCGCGTCGTCCGCGCACGCACCACCGCCGTCCTGGACACGGTGGCGGACCTCGTCCTGCGCGGCGCCCTCACCCCGCACGTCACCCGCACCTTCCCGCTCGACCGCGCCGAGGAGGCTCTGCGCGCGGTGGAGGACGGGCATGCTCGCGGCAAGATCGTGATCGAGGTGCCCGCATGA
- a CDS encoding sulfite oxidase-like oxidoreductase encodes MNVTRGFTGRRRAHNPGLPPGQYDAGDDWPVLSAEVTPDLAPADWSFRIDGLVEQTHAWDWDEARALPASAYRGDIHCVTGWSKFGVRFGGVSLDAFFDVVRPHGSATHALAYSHTGYTTNLPLADLTGGRAWIAWEYDGKSLPAEHGGPARLLVPHLYFWKSAKWIAGITLLDHDEQGFWEGNGYHERGNPWEEQRYSGD; translated from the coding sequence ATGAACGTCACCCGAGGGTTCACGGGTCGTCGGCGCGCTCACAACCCGGGACTGCCCCCGGGACAGTACGACGCCGGCGACGACTGGCCCGTCCTGTCCGCCGAGGTCACTCCCGACCTCGCGCCCGCCGACTGGTCCTTCCGCATCGACGGACTGGTGGAACAGACGCATGCCTGGGACTGGGACGAGGCGCGGGCGCTGCCCGCGTCGGCGTACCGGGGTGACATCCACTGTGTGACCGGCTGGTCGAAGTTCGGCGTGCGCTTCGGCGGCGTCTCGCTGGACGCGTTCTTCGATGTGGTGCGGCCCCATGGGTCCGCCACACATGCGCTCGCCTACTCGCACACCGGCTACACCACGAACCTGCCGCTCGCGGACCTCACCGGCGGTCGCGCCTGGATCGCCTGGGAGTACGACGGCAAGTCGCTGCCGGCGGAGCACGGCGGCCCGGCACGGCTGCTGGTGCCGCACCTGTACTTCTGGAAGAGCGCGAAGTGGATCGCGGGCATCACGCTCCTCGACCACGACGAGCAGGGCTTCTGGGAGGGCAACGGCTATCACGAGCGGGGCAACCCGTGGGAGGAACAGCGGTACTCCGGTGACTGA
- a CDS encoding ferredoxin reductase: MAPAAPATRFAVPGRIAVSEQVAAVWQTATLTEIRRETPHAATFRFAVPGWAGHLPGQHLMLRLSAADGYVAQRHYSIASAPDDSGHIELTLDHVPDGEVSGWFHTTARPGDTVEVRGPLSGFFAWPGDRSALLLGAGSGVVPLMSMVRHHRARGLSVPLRMLVSARSPEELIYARELGAETTAVFTRSAPAGTPVGRMTAAHVAPLLAEAPPGGWEAYVCGSNGFAEHASRLLVEAGQPVNRIRIERFG; the protein is encoded by the coding sequence ATCGCTCCGGCCGCTCCGGCGACGCGTTTCGCGGTTCCCGGGCGCATCGCCGTGAGCGAGCAGGTGGCGGCGGTGTGGCAGACGGCCACGCTGACCGAGATCCGGCGCGAGACGCCGCACGCGGCCACGTTCCGGTTCGCGGTCCCGGGCTGGGCGGGCCATCTGCCCGGTCAGCACCTGATGCTGCGGCTGTCCGCCGCCGACGGTTATGTGGCCCAGCGCCACTATTCGATCGCGTCCGCGCCGGACGACTCCGGGCACATCGAGCTGACCCTGGACCACGTGCCGGACGGCGAGGTCTCGGGCTGGTTCCACACGACGGCGCGTCCCGGTGACACCGTGGAGGTGCGGGGGCCGCTGAGCGGCTTCTTCGCCTGGCCGGGCGACCGGTCCGCGCTGCTGCTCGGGGCCGGTTCCGGGGTCGTACCGCTGATGTCGATGGTGCGCCACCACCGGGCGCGGGGTCTGTCCGTGCCGCTGCGGATGCTGGTGTCGGCGCGCAGCCCCGAGGAGCTGATCTACGCACGGGAGTTGGGCGCGGAGACGACGGCCGTGTTCACGCGCAGCGCCCCGGCGGGCACGCCGGTGGGTCGTATGACGGCCGCACATGTGGCGCCGCTCCTGGCCGAGGCGCCGCCGGGTGGGTGGGAGGCCTATGTGTGCGGCTCCAACGGGTTCGCCGAGCACGCCTCCCGGCTGCTGGTCGAG